Genomic segment of Acidimicrobiia bacterium:
CTGGAATCGACGGACCAGGTAGTCGATCTGGTCTTCGTGAATGCGAGCGAAATTGAACAGCACAAACAGGCTGTCGACCACCATACGGACCAGCTCGCCAAGGCTAGGGTCGATGTCGTTCAGCGTTGTCACGACGAAGGCTTCGTGAACCGGTGCGGTGCATCGAGAGGGGCAGGCAGCAGCCCCGTAGCGCGTCCGGCACGGTCGCGGGCTACCGCTCGCTGCTCGACTCGCGCATTGTCCCCCGGTTCGGTTGGACTCACCTCAGCGCGCTGCGCGCCTCAGACATTCAGGCGTTCGTATCCGAGCTCACCGCCGAGGGTTTGTCCGCGTCTCGGGTCCGTAAGGTCGTCATCGTCCTGCGAATGGTGTTCGATGCCGCGCTCCGGGACGGCCTCATTCGGACAAGCCCGGTAGCGGGCATTCGGCAACCGCGGATCGAACGTGAGGAAGCGCCTTACCTCGCTCCGTCCACGGTGGACGCCATCGCTGACGCCATGCCAACCGCCGAGTACCGGACACTCATTCGGGTGCTGGGGATCGGCGGCCTGAGGTTCGGGGAAGCGGCAGCCCTGACCCGGGATCGTATCGACGTGCTCCGTCGCCGGATCATGGTCCGGGAGACGCTGACCGAGGTCAACGGGCGACTTCACCGGACCGCCGGTAAGACGTACCAGGCCCGGGCGGTTCCCCTTCCCCCGACCCTGGCGGATGAGCTTGCGACGCACCTAGCGGCGAACGTGGGGCCTGAGGCCGGCGCCCCGGTGTTCCGAGCCCCGAACGGCGGGAACCTCCGCTATGGGGCGTTCTATCACCGCCGTTGGCTGCCGACGCTGGACAAGCTCAACCTTCCGGCCGTAGGTGTTCACGTCCTGCGCCACTCCGCCGCGGCCCGTATGATCCAGGCCGGCGCCCCGCCAAAGGCCGTCCAGCAGATCCTCGGCCACCGCTCCGCCGGGTTCACGTTGAGCGTCTACGGCCACTTGTTCGAGTCGGACCTTGACGACCTGGCCGCGCGGCTCGACTCATGTTGCCCCGATGTTGCCCCGCCGGTCGCGATCCTCGAGCCCGGGTCCCGCTAACCCTTGTCACAGTACGTGGGGCCGGCAGGGATCGAACCTGCGACCAAAGGATTATGAGTCCCCTGCTCTGACCACTGAGCTACGGCCCCACCTGATCATGCCGCGCCTCGACGCGCCTCGAAACTGGTTGGGACCGTTGCGGTTGGCCGAGTGACGGCGCTCATTCAGGCCCACGAACCGGCGCGTTCGGCCGTCGGGCCTGCCCGGACTGCTCCTCGTCGAACCCGCACCTTCCGCGCTGCTCGGACGGAGCTTCGGGCGAGCTGGTCGCTCGAGCCCGTCCGATTGCTCAAGGGGGCGGCCCGGAAGGCCGAGCACCTGCCCCGTACCAGTAGTGAGGACCCGATGCTCCCCCGCCTGACCCGGATCGCCGCGCTCGCAGCGGCCGCGACCGCGGTGTCTGGATGTGCGCTCTCGTCGGTACCGGGGTCGGGGCCTCCGGGAGGCTCCAC
This window contains:
- a CDS encoding tyrosine-type recombinase/integrase; translation: MRCIERGRQQPRSASGTVAGYRSLLDSRIVPRFGWTHLSALRASDIQAFVSELTAEGLSASRVRKVVIVLRMVFDAALRDGLIRTSPVAGIRQPRIEREEAPYLAPSTVDAIADAMPTAEYRTLIRVLGIGGLRFGEAAALTRDRIDVLRRRIMVRETLTEVNGRLHRTAGKTYQARAVPLPPTLADELATHLAANVGPEAGAPVFRAPNGGNLRYGAFYHRRWLPTLDKLNLPAVGVHVLRHSAAARMIQAGAPPKAVQQILGHRSAGFTLSVYGHLFESDLDDLAARLDSCCPDVAPPVAILEPGSR